ATACCATCATAGATTCTGCAGGATAGACTTtgttataaatgaatgaatatattaaaCCTTAAAAGGTTTAAAGATTACTATGATCAAATAACTAATGAATATGGGTATGTCTTACAGTTCTTTTGACCATGCGGATTCCATATCCTGTATTTGAAGGAGACAGTCTGATTCTTCGGTGCCAGGAAAAAGATAACGATACTTTGACTCATGTGACATACTACAAGAATAAaaaacctttttctgcttttaatcAAAACTCAAATGTCTTTATCCCACAAGCAAGATTAAGTGATAGGGGTCGATATTTCTGTGCTGCAATCAAACATAAGTTACGGAAGATTATTTCAAATGAAGCAGTTCTCCACATCCATGGTATGACTGTCATTATTATGGGAAGGGAATAAGGATAGTCAGTGGCAGGATTACTGAATGGGTAGAGTTTCATGGACAAGACAAAGGAACATCTTATGGAATGATCATTAATGGAAACAGACTGGGCCATTAATATCCCTTCTCTAGGGGGTTGGAAAAGCAGGAGTAAAAGCAACCAGGGGAAGAGAAAACAGGGTTGGGGAGGTGACTGTGGATAGCTATGTCTCTTTGGCTAAGAATCAGcaggtgttaaaaaaaaataaggctcacttttttttgttctcttctttccaGAGCTGTTTTCACACCCAGTGCTGGAAACAACAGATTCTCAGCCCATAGAGGGGAGTGCAGTGACTCTGAGGTGTGAAATCTGGATCTCTCCACAGAAATCAAACATCcaatttctcttctccttcttcagAGATCCCGGGATCATGCTATTGGGCCAGTCGAGAGCTGGAGAGTGCCAGATCTCAAAATTCTGGAGGGAAGACTCAGGGTCTTACTGGTGTGAGGTAGAAACTGTGTATCCTCAGCTTTACAAACAAAGTCATCCGATAATGATGAGGGCGAGAAGTAAGTGTGAAGGAGAGAGATATGGAATTAAGAAAAGAAGGCTGGGTAAATGATATCACTTTTGACATTAAGTCacattttatgtgatttttccTGTCCATAGTATAGGAATGGGACTCTTACTAGAGAGGTGGGGCTCTTCTGCTTAAGTGGAGCATTAGGAATGGATTGAGAATCATAAGAATCCAAGGCAATAAATGCATTTTGCTTCTGGAGGTAGGAGCAATGTTTACAATGTCTCAAAGACACTTCTTCCCTAACGTGTAAGTggcgtgtgtttgtgtgtgtttgtgagtgtgttgagtgtgagtgagagagagagagagagagagagagagagagagagagagatgagagagtagATGATAGTGAGAGCGATATGAACATGAGAAATCCTAGAAGATACCGATTGAGCTAACAATTCCAGAATAGTAAGGTCCATGGACGTAGGACATTTAGGAAAGGAAATACATTATGAGAATAAATAATCTGAGGATCTTCCAGATGAACACATCATGCTAGGCACTGGAATATAAGAGGAATTCAATAATATAATTCTTTCTCCAAATTAATATTACAATCTAGTTGGGAAgttatagtttttaaaaggagCATATGCTAAAGGTGGAGTATATGCTGAGTCAAGTCAATATGGAAATAAGTGGGTTcaacattcagcaagcatttattaaatatctctgCTTATCAAGGTATCACTGGGAGCTAGAAGAGTAGAGGAGAAGCTTGGCTTGATATATGGCCAATCTCAGTGCTTCAAAAATAGTAGAGGAAAATCTGTTGGAGGAACTAGCTTTCCATGTAGAAGTCCAATCCTATTTAATCTTGGATAATTGATGCCATTGGTAATTAGGTTAGAAAGTTAGCTAGTTACAAAATTCCTAAAACTTGATTAAAGAGGAAGGAGGGTATTGTTTCCTCCCCAGGAgtggtttggattttttttcttttttaaaaaatttttattatagttttttatttacaagatatattcatgggtaattttacagtactgacaattgccaagccttttgttccaaattttcccctccttcccctctccccccctcccccagatggcaggttgaccaatacatgttacatattttaaagtataaattaaatacaatatatgtatacatgtccagacaattattttgctgtacaaaaagaatcggacttcgcaatagtgtacaattagcctgtgaaggaaataaaaaaaatgcaggcggacaaaattagagggactgggaattctatgtagtggttcatggtcatctcccagagttctttctctgggtgtagctggttcagttcattactgctctgttggaactgacttggttcatttcattgttgaagagggccacattcatcagaattgatcatcatagagtattgttgttgaagtataaaatgatctcctggtcctgcttatttcactcagcattagttcatgtaagtcactccagggccctctgaagtcatcctgttgatcatttcttacagaacaataatatggaattattttcaattttcactCCTCAACATCTGACCCTGAAAATTCCTATTTCATGTATTCTGACCTTTAATTCAGCACTTTAAATGttgatttcagtttcttttctaaCCCCAAATCCCCTATAGAAGAGTACCTCATAAGTCATATCTTCACCCAGGAATCCCCATCACTGGAGTTCACATAGAAGTGCAACCTCATGGAAAACATGTGATAGCAGGGCAGAAGCTGGTTCTTCTTTGCTCAGTAGCTGAAGGCTCAGGGACTATCACATTCTCCTGGCACAAAGAAGGCACAGaagccattctggagaagaaGATTCAGCACTCAATGGTAGCAGAGTTCACAATTTCTGCTGTGAGGGAGAATGATTCTGGGAAATACTATTGCACAGCTGACAACAACAGCAGCCTTATTCCCAGTCATTCTGTGAGCATTACTGTAAAAAGTAAGTTTACCTCTATTCTTCTCATCAACTCTTGTCGCctttcatttcctctcctctcttcttttctcatggctttctccctctctccctctttctttcttttgttttctttctctttctttttttccctccctccttctctctctccctcc
The Sminthopsis crassicaudata isolate SCR6 chromosome 4, ASM4859323v1, whole genome shotgun sequence genome window above contains:
- the LOC141539438 gene encoding Fc receptor-like protein 4 isoform X1, which gives rise to MEPFFILALALVSGKFALSSKPMIFINPPWTTFFKGEKVLLTCNGSHFYAPGKTKWYHKGKMLQETSGNNIKVNSSGTYKCTTNNSPLSDSVTLIFSPVLLTMRIPYPVFEGDSLILRCQEKDNDTLTHVTYYKNKKPFSAFNQNSNVFIPQARLSDRGRYFCAAIKHKLRKIISNEAVLHIHELFSHPVLETTDSQPIEGSAVTLRCEIWISPQKSNIQFLFSFFRDPGIMLLGQSRAGECQISKFWREDSGSYWCEVETVYPQLYKQSHPIMMRARRIPITGVHIEVQPHGKHVIAGQKLVLLCSVAEGSGTITFSWHKEGTEAILEKKIQHSMVAEFTISAVRENDSGKYYCTADNNSSLIPSHSVSITVKRNERGPLIAVITVALGSVLGFIAVALLVYFKHQRKSGQNYSTDLPRSLPIQIQETMESNACTQLELQEIHSDETPVVEDVIYSEVWSTQQGKEEAEDASGKPPLDKDYSVIYLVVKKEEAQGDSTGSSQIVNESNGDTTDGFKNVQLS
- the LOC141539438 gene encoding Fc receptor-like protein 4 isoform X2, with translation MEPFFILALALVSGKFALSSKPMIFINPPWTTFFKGEKVLLTCNGSHFYAPGKTKWYHKGKMLQETSGNNIKVNSSGTYKCTTNNSPLSDSVTLIFSPVLLTMRIPYPVFEGDSLILRCQEKDNDTLTHVTYYKNKKPFSAFNQNSNVFIPQARLSDRGRYFCAAIKHKLRKIISNEAVLHIHELFSHPVLETTDSQPIEGSAVTLRCEIWISPQKSNIQFLFSFFRDPGIMLLGQSRAGECQISKFWREDSGSYWCEVETVYPQLYKQSHPIMMRARRIPITGVHIEVQPHGKHVIAGQKLVLLCSVAEGSGTITFSWHKEGTEAILEKKIQHSMVAEFTISAVRENDSGKYYCTADNNSSLIPSHSVSITVKRNERGPLIAVITVALGSVLGFIAVALLVYFKHQRKSGQNYSTDLPRSLPIQIQETMESNACTQLELQEIHSDETPVVEDVIYSEVWSTQQGKEEADASGKPPLDKDYSVIYLVVKKEEAQGDSTGSSQIVNESNGDTTDGFKNVQLS
- the LOC141539438 gene encoding Fc receptor-like protein 4 isoform X6, whose protein sequence is MEPFFILALALVSGKFALSSKPMIFINPPWTTFFKGEKVLLTCNGSHFYAPGKTKWYHKGKMLQETSGNNIKVNSSGTYKCTTNNSPLSDSVTLIFSPVLLTMRIPYPVFEGDSLILRCQEKDNDTLTHVTYYKNKKPFSAFNQNSNVFIPQARLSDRGRYFCAAIKHKLRKIISNEAVLHIHELFSHPVLETTDSQPIEGSAVTLRCEIWISPQKSNIQFLFSFFRDPGIMLLGQSRAGECQISKFWREDSGSYWCEVETVYPQLYKQSHPIMMRARRIPITGVHIEVQPHGKHVIAGQKLVLLCSVAEGSGTITFSWHKEGTEAILEKKIQHSMVAEFTISAVRENDSGKYYCTADNNSSLIPSHSVSITVKRQNYSTDLPSLPIQIQETMESNACTQLELQEIHSDETPVVEDVIYSEVWSTQQGKEEAEDASGKPPLDKDYSVIYLVVKKEEAQGDSTGSSQIVNESNGDTTDGFKNVQLS
- the LOC141539438 gene encoding Fc receptor-like protein 4 isoform X5 — encoded protein: MEPFFILALALVSGKFALSSKPMIFINPPWTTFFKGEKVLLTCNGSHFYAPGKTKWYHKGKMLQETSGNNIKVNSSGTYKCTTNNSPLSDSVTLIFSPVLLTMRIPYPVFEGDSLILRCQEKDNDTLTHVTYYKNKKPFSAFNQNSNVFIPQARLSDRGRYFCAAIKHKLRKIISNEAVLHIHELFSHPVLETTDSQPIEGSAVTLRCEIWISPQKSNIQFLFSFFRDPGIMLLGQSRAGECQISKFWREDSGSYWCEVETVYPQLYKQSHPIMMRARRIPITGVHIEVQPHGKHVIAGQKLVLLCSVAEGSGTITFSWHKEGTEAILEKKIQHSMVAEFTISAVRENDSGKYYCTADNNSSLIPSHSVSITVKRQNYSTDLPRSLPIQIQETMESNACTQLELQEIHSDETPVVEDVIYSEVWSTQQGKEEAEDASGKPPLDKDYSVIYLVVKKEEAQGDSTGSSQIVNESNGDTTDGFKNVQLS
- the LOC141539438 gene encoding Fc receptor-like protein 4 isoform X4, whose amino-acid sequence is MEPFFILALALSSKPMIFINPPWTTFFKGEKVLLTCNGSHFYAPGKTKWYHKGKMLQETSGNNIKVNSSGTYKCTTNNSPLSDSVTLIFSPVLLTMRIPYPVFEGDSLILRCQEKDNDTLTHVTYYKNKKPFSAFNQNSNVFIPQARLSDRGRYFCAAIKHKLRKIISNEAVLHIHELFSHPVLETTDSQPIEGSAVTLRCEIWISPQKSNIQFLFSFFRDPGIMLLGQSRAGECQISKFWREDSGSYWCEVETVYPQLYKQSHPIMMRARRIPITGVHIEVQPHGKHVIAGQKLVLLCSVAEGSGTITFSWHKEGTEAILEKKIQHSMVAEFTISAVRENDSGKYYCTADNNSSLIPSHSVSITVKRNERGPLIAVITVALGSVLGFIAVALLVYFKHQRKSGQNYSTDLPRSLPIQIQETMESNACTQLELQEIHSDETPVVEDVIYSEVWSTQQGKEEAEDASGKPPLDKDYSVIYLVVKKEEAQGDSTGSSQIVNESNGDTTDGFKNVQLS
- the LOC141539438 gene encoding Fc receptor-like protein 4 isoform X3, producing MEPFFILALALVSGKFALSSKPMIFINPPWTTFFKGEKVLLTCNGSHFYAPGKTKWYHKGKMLQETSGNNIKVNSSGTYKCTTNNSPLSDSVTLIFSPVLLTMRIPYPVFEGDSLILRCQEKDNDTLTHVTYYKNKKPFSAFNQNSNVFIPQARLSDRGRYFCAAIKHKLRKIISNEAVLHIHELFSHPVLETTDSQPIEGSAVTLRCEIWISPQKSNIQFLFSFFRDPGIMLLGQSRAGECQISKFWREDSGSYWCEVETVYPQLYKQSHPIMMRARRIPITGVHIEVQPHGKHVIAGQKLVLLCSVAEGSGTITFSWHKEGTEAILEKKIQHSMVAEFTISAVRENDSGKYYCTADNNSSLIPSHSVSITVKRNERGPLIAVITVALGSVLGFIAVALLVYFKHQRKSGQNYSTDLPSLPIQIQETMESNACTQLELQEIHSDETPVVEDVIYSEVWSTQQGKEEAEDASGKPPLDKDYSVIYLVVKKEEAQGDSTGSSQIVNESNGDTTDGFKNVQLS